The following proteins come from a genomic window of Phacochoerus africanus isolate WHEZ1 chromosome 9, ROS_Pafr_v1, whole genome shotgun sequence:
- the HOMEZ gene encoding homeobox and leucine zipper protein Homez isoform X2, with amino-acid sequence MVRGWEPPPGPDSAISEGHKSESTMPPNKEASSLNSSPAGLICLPPISEELQLVWTQAAQTSELDGNEHLLQTFSYFPYPSLADIALLCLRYGLQMEKVKTWFMAQRLRCGISWSSEEIEETRARVVYHRDQLHFKSLLSFTHHAGRPPEEVPPSPMPPPEQVGLGIVPLTLSEPTQKKGLKIEPEESSEPLSHQKAKEPLLVPGTGTFPHQSNFWQDLQSSGFSKGQAGRDPDQSHGLGTASWNHSTAVHQPRARDKPPPISLLASSCKKESTSNVTPPSSTSSSSFQVLANGATATSKPLQPLGCIPQPPSPKEQALPPHLEPAWPQGLRHNSAPGRVGPAEYLSPDMQRQRKTKRKTKEQLAILKSFFLQCQWARREDYHKLEQITGLPRPEIIQWFGDTRYALKHGQLKWFRDNAVPGAPSFQDPAIPTPPPSTRSLNDWAETPPLPNPPPPPDIRPLERYWSTHQQLRQSDIPQLSQASRLSTQQVLDWFDSRLPEPAEVVVCLDEEEEEEEEELPEDGEDEEEEEEEEDDDDDDDVIIQD; translated from the exons ATGGTGCGAGGCTGGGAGCCGCCGCCCGGGCCGGACAGCG CTATCTCTGAAGGGCACAAGTCAGAAAGCACCATGCCTCCTAATAAAGAGGCCAGCAGTCTTAATAGCTCCCCTGCGGGGCTCATCTGTCTCCCTCCAATTTCTGAGGAGCTACAGCTTGTGTGGACCCAAGCAGCCCAGACCAGTGAGCTGGATGGCAATGAACACTTGCTACAAACCTTCAGCTACTTTCCCTATCCCAGTTTAGCAGACATTGCCCTTCTCTGCCTACGCTATGGGCTGCAGATGGAGAAAGTCAAGACTTGGTTCATGGCCCAGCGCCTCCGCTGTGGCATTAGCTGGTCATCCGAAGAAATAGAAGAGACTCGAGCCCGTGTGGTCTACCATCGGGACCAACTCCACTTCAAATCCCTTCTCTCTTTCACTCATCATGCAGGGCGGCCCCCAGAGGAGGTGCCTCCTTCTCCGATGCCACCTCCAGAACAAGTGGGTCTTGGAATAGTGCCCCTGACTCTTAGCGAGCCCACCCAGAAGAAAGGATTGAAGATAGAGCCTGAGGAGTCCTCAGAGCCACTGAGTCACCAGAAAGCAAAAGAGCCCCTGTTGGTACCTGGCACTGGGACATTCCCCCACCAATCAAACTTTTGGCAGGATCTTCAGAGCAGTGGCTTCTCTaaagggcaggcaggcagggatcCCGACCAGTCCCACGGCCTAGGTACTGCTTCCTGGAACCACTCCACAGCTGTCCACCAGCCCCGAGCTCGGGATAAGCCCCCGCCCATCTCATTACTTGCCAGTAGTTGCAAGAAGGAGTCCACATCTAATGTGACTCCTCCTTCCTctacctcttcttcctctttccaggTACTGGCTAATGGAGCTACTGCCACCTCTAAACCCCTCCAGCCACTGGGCTGTATCCCACAGCCACCATCACCCAAGGAACAGGCACTACCCCCACATCTGGAGCCAGCCTGGCCCCAGGGGCTAAGGCATAACTCAGCACCAGGGAGGGTTGGCCCTGCAGAGTACCTTTCCCCAGATATGCAGCGCCAGCGAAAGACCAAGCGCAAAACCAAAGAGCAGCTGGCTATCCTCAAATCATTTTTCCTACAGTGCCAATGGGCACGGCGTGAGGATTACCATAAATTAGAGCAGATCACTGGTTTACCTCGGCCTGAGATTATTCAGTGGTTTGGTGACACACGCTATGCCTTGAAGCATGGGCAACTAAAATGGTTTCGGGACAACGCAGTACCTGGGGCCCCTAGCTTccaggatccagcaattcccacACCACCACCTTCAACCCGCTCCTTGAATGACTGGGCTGAGACACCACCTCTGCcgaatcccccacccccaccggatATACGACCCCTGGAGAGGTACTGGTCAACCCACCAACAGCTACGGCAGAGCGATATCCCTCAACTGAGTCAGGCATCGAGGCTGAGCACCCAGCAGGTATTGGATTGGTTTGACTCTCGATTACCTGAGCCAGCTGAAGTGGTGGTTTGTCtagatgaagaggaggaagaggaggaggaagaactgCCAGAAGACGGtgaggatgaagaggaggaggaggaggaggaagatgatgatgatgacgatgatgtgATCATCCAGGACtga
- the HOMEZ gene encoding homeobox and leucine zipper protein Homez isoform X1, with translation MLNLYKHRKTMGLSRLGISHTMPEDTERLKEAAISEGHKSESTMPPNKEASSLNSSPAGLICLPPISEELQLVWTQAAQTSELDGNEHLLQTFSYFPYPSLADIALLCLRYGLQMEKVKTWFMAQRLRCGISWSSEEIEETRARVVYHRDQLHFKSLLSFTHHAGRPPEEVPPSPMPPPEQVGLGIVPLTLSEPTQKKGLKIEPEESSEPLSHQKAKEPLLVPGTGTFPHQSNFWQDLQSSGFSKGQAGRDPDQSHGLGTASWNHSTAVHQPRARDKPPPISLLASSCKKESTSNVTPPSSTSSSSFQVLANGATATSKPLQPLGCIPQPPSPKEQALPPHLEPAWPQGLRHNSAPGRVGPAEYLSPDMQRQRKTKRKTKEQLAILKSFFLQCQWARREDYHKLEQITGLPRPEIIQWFGDTRYALKHGQLKWFRDNAVPGAPSFQDPAIPTPPPSTRSLNDWAETPPLPNPPPPPDIRPLERYWSTHQQLRQSDIPQLSQASRLSTQQVLDWFDSRLPEPAEVVVCLDEEEEEEEEELPEDGEDEEEEEEEEDDDDDDDVIIQD, from the exons ATGTTGAATttatataaacacagaaaaacaatGGGCCTAAGCAGGCTTGGAATATCACACACCATGCCTGAGGACACAGAACGACTGAAGGAAGCAG CTATCTCTGAAGGGCACAAGTCAGAAAGCACCATGCCTCCTAATAAAGAGGCCAGCAGTCTTAATAGCTCCCCTGCGGGGCTCATCTGTCTCCCTCCAATTTCTGAGGAGCTACAGCTTGTGTGGACCCAAGCAGCCCAGACCAGTGAGCTGGATGGCAATGAACACTTGCTACAAACCTTCAGCTACTTTCCCTATCCCAGTTTAGCAGACATTGCCCTTCTCTGCCTACGCTATGGGCTGCAGATGGAGAAAGTCAAGACTTGGTTCATGGCCCAGCGCCTCCGCTGTGGCATTAGCTGGTCATCCGAAGAAATAGAAGAGACTCGAGCCCGTGTGGTCTACCATCGGGACCAACTCCACTTCAAATCCCTTCTCTCTTTCACTCATCATGCAGGGCGGCCCCCAGAGGAGGTGCCTCCTTCTCCGATGCCACCTCCAGAACAAGTGGGTCTTGGAATAGTGCCCCTGACTCTTAGCGAGCCCACCCAGAAGAAAGGATTGAAGATAGAGCCTGAGGAGTCCTCAGAGCCACTGAGTCACCAGAAAGCAAAAGAGCCCCTGTTGGTACCTGGCACTGGGACATTCCCCCACCAATCAAACTTTTGGCAGGATCTTCAGAGCAGTGGCTTCTCTaaagggcaggcaggcagggatcCCGACCAGTCCCACGGCCTAGGTACTGCTTCCTGGAACCACTCCACAGCTGTCCACCAGCCCCGAGCTCGGGATAAGCCCCCGCCCATCTCATTACTTGCCAGTAGTTGCAAGAAGGAGTCCACATCTAATGTGACTCCTCCTTCCTctacctcttcttcctctttccaggTACTGGCTAATGGAGCTACTGCCACCTCTAAACCCCTCCAGCCACTGGGCTGTATCCCACAGCCACCATCACCCAAGGAACAGGCACTACCCCCACATCTGGAGCCAGCCTGGCCCCAGGGGCTAAGGCATAACTCAGCACCAGGGAGGGTTGGCCCTGCAGAGTACCTTTCCCCAGATATGCAGCGCCAGCGAAAGACCAAGCGCAAAACCAAAGAGCAGCTGGCTATCCTCAAATCATTTTTCCTACAGTGCCAATGGGCACGGCGTGAGGATTACCATAAATTAGAGCAGATCACTGGTTTACCTCGGCCTGAGATTATTCAGTGGTTTGGTGACACACGCTATGCCTTGAAGCATGGGCAACTAAAATGGTTTCGGGACAACGCAGTACCTGGGGCCCCTAGCTTccaggatccagcaattcccacACCACCACCTTCAACCCGCTCCTTGAATGACTGGGCTGAGACACCACCTCTGCcgaatcccccacccccaccggatATACGACCCCTGGAGAGGTACTGGTCAACCCACCAACAGCTACGGCAGAGCGATATCCCTCAACTGAGTCAGGCATCGAGGCTGAGCACCCAGCAGGTATTGGATTGGTTTGACTCTCGATTACCTGAGCCAGCTGAAGTGGTGGTTTGTCtagatgaagaggaggaagaggaggaggaagaactgCCAGAAGACGGtgaggatgaagaggaggaggaggaggaggaagatgatgatgatgacgatgatgtgATCATCCAGGACtga